One Aquarana catesbeiana isolate 2022-GZ linkage group LG04, ASM4218655v1, whole genome shotgun sequence genomic region harbors:
- the LOC141140854 gene encoding E3 ubiquitin-protein ligase TRIM39-like, whose product MASSDLREELDCPVCLNTYTDPVTLRCGHNFCQVCIDRVLETQEGSGNYSCPQCRRKFRERPSLERNITLCKITQRFLSAPPEPEKSGISCTYCLHTSVPAAKSCLLCEVSLCYDHLRVHSRSPEHVLCGPTTTPEKRKCSVHKKILEFYCNEDSTLTCAFCVISEEHRGHQVETLKGAFLKKKIKLLHDGVDPARISHMINTGLANKRTSYISGIHIQKTVDILDVDTAHDVLCISPDKKIADITDALHKRPDTTGRFKKYYQVLGSRSFSSGRQYWEVDVDGSSKWKIGMCYASIARDGDDSLVGCNDVSWGLHCWDEDYMAMHDNIDTELPGDFFGSKVRVYLDYEAGQLSFYMGAPLRHLHTFSATFTEPLYAVLCVEDGFLQI is encoded by the coding sequence ATGGCGTCCTCAGATCTGAGAGAGGAGCTGGATTGTCCTGTCTGCCTGAACACTTATACGGATCCTGTCACgttgagatgtggacacaacttctgccaggTCTGCATTGACCGTGTGTTGGAAACACAGGAGGGCTCTGGAAATTATTCCTGTCCTCAGTGCAGGAGGAAGTTCCGGGAGAGACCTTCACTGGAAAGAAATATCACCCTGTGTAAGATCACACAACGCTTCCTGTCTGCTCCACCAGAACCAGAGAAGTCCGGCATCTCCTGTACTTACTGTCTTCACACCTCTGTACCTGCTGCGAAATCCTGCCTACTTTGTGAAGTTTCTCTATGTTATGAccacctgagagtccacagcaggtcaccagaacacgtcttatgtggcCCCACCACCACCCCGGAGAAAAGGAagtgctccgtccataagaagatcctggagtttTACTGCAATGAGGACTCTACTCTTACTTGTGCCTTCTGTGTGATATCTGAAGAACATCGAGGACACCAGGTAGAGACATTGAAGGGGGCCTTTTTAAAGAAGAAGAtaaaactcctccatgatggagtgGATCCGGCTCGGATCTCACATATGATCAACACAGGTTTAGCTAATAAAAGGACTAGCTACATTTCGGGGATCCATATACAGAAAACTGTAGACATATTGGACGTGGACACGGCTCATGATGTTTTATGTATCTCGCCTGATAAGAAGATTGCAGACATCACAGATGCACTCCATAAGCGTCCAGATACTACGGGGAGGTTTAAGAAATATTATCAGGTTTTGGGTagtcggagtttctcctcaggACGACAATACTGGGAAGTAGATGTCGATGGATCCAGTAAGTGGAAAATCGGGATGTGTTACGCCAGTATAGCCAGGGATGGGGATGACTCCTTGGTTGGGTGTAATGACGTATCCTGGGGTTTGCACTGTTGGGATGAGGATTATATGGCAATGCATGACAACATTGATACCGAACTCCCTGGAGATTTTTTTGGTAGCAAAGTCCGggtatatctggattatgaggccgggcagcTCTCCTTCTATATGGGTGCCCCCCTCCGCCACCTCCACACCTTCAGCGCCACCTTCACCGAGCCCCTCTATGCTGTGTTATGTGTAGAAGATGGTTTTCTACAGATATGA
- the LOC141140857 gene encoding nuclear factor 7, brain-like, giving the protein MASSDLREELDCPVCLNIYTDPVTLRCGHNFCQVCIDRVLETQEGSGNYSCPQCRRKFRERPSLERNITLCKITQRFLSAPPEPEKSGISCTYCLHTSKRKCSVHKKILEFYCNEDSTLTCAFCVISEEHRGHQLETLEEAFLKKKIKLLHDGVDPARISHMINTGLANKRTRYISGIHIRKTVDILDVDTAHDGLCISPDKKIAVITDSVHRCPDTTGRFKKYYQVLGSRSFSSGRQYWEVDVHGSNEWKIGMCYASIARDGDDSLVGCNDVSWGLHCWDDDYMAMHDNIDHELPDDIFGTKLRVYLDYEAGQLSFYMCDPLRHLHTFSATFTEPLYAVLCVEEGFVQI; this is encoded by the exons ATGGCGTCCTCAGATCTGAGAGAGGAGCTGGATTGCCCTGTCTGCCTGAACATTTATACGGATCCTGTCACgttgagatgtggacacaacttctgccaggTCTGCATTGACCGTGTGTTGGaaacacaggaggggtctggaaatTATTCCTGTCCTCAGTGCAGGAGGAAGTTCCGGGAGAGACCTTCACTGGAAAGAAATATCACCCTGTGTAAGATCACACAACGTTTCCTGTCTGCTCCACCAGAACCAGAGAAGTCCGGCATCTCCTGTACTTACTGTCTTCACACCTCT AAAAGGAagtgctccgtccataagaagatcctggagtttTACTGCAATGAGGACTCTACTCTTACTTGTGCCTTCTGTGTGATATCTGAAGAACATCGAGGACACCAGCTAGAGACATTGGAGGAGGCCTTTTTAAAGAAGAAGAtaaaactcctccatgatggagtgGATCCGGCTCGGATCTCACATATGATCAACACAGGATTAGCTAATAAAAGGACTAGATACATTTCGGGGATCCATATACGGAAAACTGTAGACATATTGGACGTGGACACGGCTCATGATGGTTTATGTATCTCGCCTGATAAGAAGATTGCAGTCATCACAGATTCAGTCCATAGGTGCCCAGATACTACGGGGAGGTTTAAGAAATATTATCAGGTTTTGGGTagtcggagtttctcctcaggACGACAATACTGGGAAGTAGATGTCCATGGATCCAATGAGTGGAAAATCGGGATGTGTTACGCCAGTATAGCCAGGGATGGGGATGACTCCTTGGTTGGGTGTAATGACGTATCCTGGGGTTTGCACTGTTGGGATGATGATTATATGGCAATGCATGACAACATTGATCATGAACTCCCTGACGATATTTTTGGTACCAAACTCCGggtatatctggattatgaggccgggcagcTCTCCTTCTATATGTGTGACCCCCTCCGCCACCTCCACACCTTCAGCGCCACCTTCACCGAGCCCCTCTATGCTGTGTTATGTGTAGAAGAGGGTTTTGTACAGATATGA